The stretch of DNA GGGCTCTTAGCTCGGGCGGCACCATCGTCACCAACAAGAGACACCACCGAGCGCTCGTACAGGCCCTTGAAAGTATACATCGCGCCGAAGGCGCCCTACACGAAGAGGTAAGCGGGGATTTCATAGCCCAGGATATTCGTCAGGGCCTCTTCCACCTCGGTGAAATCACGGGGGAAATCACCACGGATGATCTGCTGGGGAATATCTTTAGTAAGTTTTGTATTGGAAAGTAATTACATTTCTCTTTATTGGTTAATTCTTTCTTTTTCAGCTATTTAAGCTATTTTATCTTCTTTTTCTTGTTGCTAATTTGCTCTTATTTCTATATCTTTCGTTACTAATTTGTTGCTAATAACTCTCGATTTGTTGTTAGCAACAAATAATTAGAGTAACGAAGAGATTATGCTATATAGAGCCACAACAAGCTACATGTAGCTACTTTAAGCAACAAAATGAGCAGTACATTAGAATCGAAAAAACTTGTATGTATTGCGGTGAAATATTCATCGCCAAAACCACAGTTACAAGATACTGTTCGGACAACTGTGCTAAACAAGCTTATAAGAAGCGCAAGCGACAAGAAAAGCTCCAGACAGTCGACACCTCCTCCTCTCTAACCATCCCAGAACAAAGCATTAAATCAAAAGACTTTCTGAGTATTCAGGAAGCTTGCAAGCTCCTTGGTACAAGTCGCTGGACAATCTATAGAATGATTGACCGCAAACAACTAAATGCTGCCAAGCTGGGAAGGCGCACAATTATTAAAAGAACAGATATTGAAAACCTATTTGCAACATGAAGGTAACACTCAGAAAAAGAAATCAAGGAGGAAAGACCAGCTTGTACCTGGACTACTACCACAAGGGGAAAAGGAAAACAGAATACCTCAAACTATACCTCGACCCAAATGCTAAGACCAAAGAGCAGAAGGTTGTAAATAAGAAGACGCTACAATTAGCTGAAACCATCCGAGCGCAAAGGCAAATCGAAATCCAAAACGGAGTTTATGGGTTCAGAGACAATGAGAAAATGAAAGGCAGCTTTATTGCATATATGCGAGTGCTTGCAGAAAAAAGAAATGACAGCTCTGGCAATTATGGCAATTGGGATAGCGTGATCAAGCATTTAGAAAAGTTCCTACCCTATGACATCACCTTCAAAGAAGCTGACCGTCAGTTTGTAATGGATTTCAAAGAGTACCTGGATAAGGAAGCCATTACCAAAAGCAATGTAGGCTTGTCTCAGAACTCTAAGTATTCTTACTTCAATAAG from Flavobacteriales bacterium encodes:
- a CDS encoding phage integrase SAM-like domain-containing protein, whose translation is MKVTLRKRNQGGKTSLYLDYYHKGKRKTEYLKLYLDPNAKTKEQKVVNKKTLQLAETIRAQRQIEIQNGVYGFRDNEKMKGSFIAYMRVLAEKRNDSSGNYGNWDSVIKHLEKFLPYDITFKEADRQFVMDFKEYLDKEAITKSNVGLSQNSKYSYFNKLRAALKQAVRDGIVLTPYKFDRNYQSI
- a CDS encoding helix-turn-helix domain-containing protein, with the protein product MYCGEIFIAKTTVTRYCSDNCAKQAYKKRKRQEKLQTVDTSSSLTIPEQSIKSKDFLSIQEACKLLGTSRWTIYRMIDRKQLNAAKLGRRTIIKRTDIENLFAT